Below is a window of Chiroxiphia lanceolata isolate bChiLan1 chromosome 9, bChiLan1.pri, whole genome shotgun sequence DNA.
CCTGAATACTCCTttttggagagggaaggaagcagcATAGGCACATCTGGAAAATGGGAGCCAGCTATAGATTAAGAGGCAAGGTGGAAGTTTGCAACACCTCCAAGATCCTGGCCCTTGGTCTGGTTCACCAACTGGACAGTGGTGAAATGAgatttggcagctgctgcctgcacgACTTTGCTCAAGTCTCCAAAACCttaatgcttttcctttctctccagcGGGCTGCCACAGGGCTTGGCATCGCCTGGATCATTGGGAGAATCCTTTATGCCCATGGCTACTACACGGGAGGTAGGTCTTTACCCTGCAGCACACAGTGGGTGTGTGGAATCTTAAGTCTCCTACAGTGACCTTGAGGCACTTTGCTCCAGCTTACACCAGGGAGGCAGCATAAAGCTTCCAGTGGGGTGTGGAGGAAAGGGTGCAGGTCCAGAGGCTGCTAACACTGCAGCACACTCTTCCTGCTGATGGGAAGAACACTCATCCAATAGGGATAGCTATGCTATGAGGGCAGGTACATGGCCTGGGCTGGTGCCTGCTGTTTTGCCTTGGCATTTATCTTTAGTTCCTACTCCCCCTTCACTTTCCAGGATGGGCTAGTCTCTCAGTGATGGGCTGCTGAACTGACAAAACCTGCCTTTTTTCCAGATCCCAAAAACCGAAGGAGAGGGGCCATTGGCTCAGTGGCACTCCTTGGGCTACTGGGCACAGGAGTGTATTCAGCCTGCCAGCACCTGGGCTGGGTCTgccaagggcagagctgcccaaaAAGCTAAAGggagttttgttctgttttcttctagAACGCTTCATTTCCTGTAGattttttcttgtctcattcaataaaatgaaattttcaattctgtattttcattctaAAGTTTTAGAGTGTTTCCTTTAAGCTCTGCAGAATTCTAAAGTGACTCTGGTTTTGCAGGACTACAGAAATCTGCCTGTCAGGCACAGATGTTCTTTCTAGATTTTATGATTTTAGTGACTGAAAAGCCACCTTGGAACTTGTTTaacccacacagcagcagccccatTTGTGGACCACTCAATTTATGTCACTCTGTGCTAAGATGTTCCAGATTAGTATTTATTTGATTGTTAAAAAAAGACATGGGCAAACATTTAAAGTTGTTGCTTCATCATGTGTATAAAGAACAGTAAGTTTACAGAGAGAAAGTAAAATAGCTTTCATTATCCTATGCTGGAGGTTGCTACCATTCTTGTGTGGAGGTGATTCTCAGGGACATGCCTGTCCCAGGCAGCATCAGCCAACCCTTCCCACAGTATTTTGTCCCACTTGTAAGTAAGGTACAgatagaaaaaacaaaacttgtGGTTACAAGGGAGCTAGAGGGAATAAACAGTCCTACCCTAAGGCTTTCATGTAGTCAGACAACAGACAGAGCCTATAGCTCCAGTATATCAATTTGTCCAAGAGCTTATATGTGCACAGAGTATTATCAACCTGTTAAGAAGCCAAAACTGAAGTTGACTGAGGGTGGAAGGCAATGGAAACCAAggcacacagcacaggaagcAGCCTGGGCCAGGCCTTGGTCACTGATAAGCTTCTGATAACATCACATAGCTGCAAGAGCTGCTGCCAAAAGCCATATTGGTGCCTCCTGCCCCAAGGTTCCCATTGTCCACCAGGCAGGACACAGCAAGCCCCCAGACTGAGCCCTGTGTGTTCCTTCCCCCTTGCAGGAGCAGGGTGGCTAAatgctgctccagcactgtTCCCCCCAGGCACTGACAATTTTAGAGTACTTCATTGCTGGATACACGATCTACATCCCTGGCtgacaggcaggagctggctgaTGCTCCCCTGGGCAGGACCCAGAGCCCCTAAAACACCGATTCCACATCACCCATCTCCACACAGACAGTCTTCAGCTGCGAGTAGTACTCGATGGCTGCTCGTCCATTCTCCCTCCCAAATCCTGCAGGGAAGAGCCAGAAGTGAGaacacagctccaggcagtgCCAGGTGCCACTCACAGCCCCTGTAACAGGTATGTACCAGGGAAGGTCAGACAGAGCTCACCTGATGACTTGTATCCTCCAAAAGGCAGCTCCACAGGGCTGGCATTGTAGTTGTTGATGAAGCACATCCCAGCCTTGAGAGCCGCCACTACCCTGTGAGCCTTCTGGATATCCCTTCAGGAAAAGAGCAATTCAGCTGGATCCGCTCCCATtcatcccccccttccctgacAGATGACATCCCATTAGAGAAAGGCCAGCTGGTCACGGTGGGGTTTGGAGCCTGACCTGCCCTACTCTgtctttccctgctccaaggaTGTAGCACCTATTCCCAAGGACACTAAAATTGGGTTTGATTTGCGAGGGCAGGACAAGGACACCAGCACTGCGGATTAGGGCAAGTGGCCAAGAGCAGCATAGCAGACTCCTGGTGCATCCTGGAGATGCAGGAAGGCTGGCAGCatgccagcacaggctgggaggagTCCAAAGGACAGCTGGGCCCACCCAGTACTTTGGGAAAAACTAAAAGATACATAATTTACAGATTTCCCTTTTGGCAATCTGTTGCTCCAGCTTTTCTGGAAGAAGATGCCCACATCAAGGTACTGCAAGAGCAGCATCAAGTTGCTGCAgtatttcccttctcctcccctccctaGAACACTTCCTGCAACACTACCCAGTCATACCTGGTGAAGACACCACCTGCCAGGCCATATTTGGTGGCATTGGCTCTCTCCAAAACCTCCTCCTCTGTGTCAAATGGCAGGATGGACATGACGGGCCCAAAGATCTCTTCCTTCACACATGTCATGTCATCTTTGCAGTTCCCTGGAAGCATAGCAGAGGACATGTGCCTCAGGAGAAAGAGCTACCAGGACAGCCTGTGCATTCAGCAACCCACACAGCCTTTGAGACAGTGCTCAGCACTGCACAGCCTCCCTGCAGAGGAGCAAGTCCCATCCTGCATTTCAAAAGCCACTAACTGCACAGATCCTGTCAGACCCTCTGACAGCAGAAGGATGCAGCTCTTGGGAGCCTCTCTTGGTGTTCAGTACACCCACGCAAGTGCCTGTCCACACTGGGGATGCACACAGAGCCAGGTTATGCTGAACATAACTTTCTCTAGAAGAAACTcagccacatccacacacaaGACCACAGTACCGTGAGCAGGAGGGATCATACCTAACACACAGGGTCGCATGTAGTAGCCATTCTTCAGCTTTGGATCATCTGGCACGTACAGGTCCCCACCACACAGCACCTCAGCCCCCTGAGAAAGAGGCAAGAGGAAGGTAGGCAGGCAGGCATACCCCAGAGCACCCTGCCCagttgctgcagctctgcctggccctTGTCTTATCACAACAGGCCCcactaaaaagtttgtccccatctttctcaTAAGCCCTTTTTATGAACTGAAACACTGCAATCTGGtgttcccagagccttctcttctccaggccaaacaaccccaactctcagcctttcctcacaggtgAGGTCCTCCAGCCTCCTGATAatttttgtggccctcctctggacctgaCCACCCTGACTTTTCAAGTATCATagagagtggcttggcaactacttcagccaattccctcaggactctaGGATGCATCCtcaggtcccatagacttgtgtaACTAGTAGCCCAAAACACccatcaacaaaaaaaacagcTTAACTAGGAAAGCACggggctggaaagcagctgccAATCTGTTTGTCTAACCAGAGAGAGAGCTTTCAGGGCAGTCAAGGCAGCATCACGACCTCACCTGCTCCTTGGCCTGCTTGATAAAGCCCTGGACACGATTCAGATGGGGCCGGTTGATGAGGGCTCCCATCCGTGTGTCTTCCAGAAGTGGGTCTCCGACTTTGATTTTCTGGGTGCGTTTCACCACCTCCTTTGTGAAGGTATCCAGGATCTTCCTCTCCACAAACACCCGCGTGCCGTTGCAGCACACCTGGGATATAGGACAGGCTGCTCAGAATAGGAAACACAGCACTCCACGGTCCTCTCCTGCTTGGATCCTGCTACAGAGATGCTCAGAAAAGCCCCTCCACAGCTGCTACAAGAGTTAACTTGTCCCTGGGAACAAGGAACACAAGATTACCCTGCAGTCCTCGGCTGCACTGAGCAGTCCTTGGTGGATATAGTGGTTCTGATGCCACCAGGTGGCAAAAACACATCAGGTCACCAGCAGAAGAGACCTTGAGCTGACTTAGCTCCCAGAAATGACCTCGTTGAGCAAATTTGCAAAGGATTACACAAAACCTGCAGCACGTGTGGATATCCCaaattcaggaaggacagacCCCCATAGTGCTGTAGCTCAGCACACCTGACTGGAACCTGCTGCCTCTCCAGAGGACACCAGCAGTGTCAGACCAGAGCCCAGGacacaggagcagctgtgctgagctgggtaCTGGGTGTCAGGGAGGCTCCAGGTCTGGGAAGGACAGGGCACTGGCTAAGGCACGCTCTGCTGGTACACCCTGCCCTGGTTTCTGCAAGGGCATCCCTTCTAATCCCTTCTGTAAATGTGTGGCAAGATAGGAGCTCTAGGGCATCCCTCACCAGGAAAACCAcgagctggctctgctgcccaaTTGTGAAACCACCCTGCCTCTCTGGCAAGGGCCATTCCTGCACCATGGATACACACCTCGCCCTGTGTAAGGAAGTTGGCCATGAGGGCTCCATTCACAGCATTCTCCAGGGAACAGTCTGAAAAAATGATAAGGGGGGATTtgccccccagctccagggtgACTGGCTTGATCCCTTTAGCTGCCATCTCCATGATCTGAGGGAAACAAGGACAGAAGAAACAAGTGACCCACTGGCCAAGGGGAGGCTGGTGGAGAGAGGCAAGAGAGACCCAAAGGGGGAGGTCATGCAGGGTCCTTCACcaagaagagaagcagcacaatGGGTAAGCTGGGTTTCTAGATGTGCTTAGTTCAGACTCAGGACAGCCTCAGAGAGTctggattttgttcttttaaagaaaaaaccaatAGAACCTTGGGAGGCATCTGCAGGAATCCTTATGTTCAGCaaaagctgccagcagctgcagctgcacctgTGCCACTGCAACCCACACGTGCACACACGTAGGGAGCATTCAGAGGacatttcccctctttcaaaaccagaatttattTCTAGATGTCCTTCCAGggacttttaatttttgaataATAAATTGAGGGTGACAAATTCACAGATATTAACCTCTTGCTTAAAAACAGTAGGTTGCATGCAGCTGAACTGAATTATTACTGCCAGAAACACTCAGGCagtttcccagtgctgctgttttaCACACCCTCCTCCCCACATCAACATCCACTTAGGCAGCTCAGAGACTTCACTGCAACCACGGGTAAACAAGTGAAGATGACCAAGGGGTTCCTCTGAAAGGATCAAATGCCCAAGACCAGCAGGCTGACTGGATCCCCAGCATGACTCTGTACATGCCACCTCCTTGCTCAGTCCCAAAAATGCCAACCTGCACCCCTTTTTTACAAGCCTCATTTGGAAAACCTCAAGGAAATATTGACAACAGGCCCCCTGTGCCCTCGAGTGCAGAGGTGCCCTTACCTTCGTGCCAGTTGGCACACTGCCAGTGAAGGAGATTTTGGCCACATCTGGGTGATGACAGAGGAACTggcctgtggctgccccaccctgCACCACATTGAAGAGCCCCTTGGGCACCCCGGCCTCTGTGAAGATCTCTGCCAACCTCACCACAGAAACGGGGGTGAAGGGAGAAGGCTTGAAGACCATTGCATTGCCTAAGGGAACCCAGAAAGAGGTAAAATGGAATTAACATCCCAAATGCTTtaggtaaaaaataaaacaaatcccCACCACACACAATGACTGTCTCAACAGACGCCAGAAGTTTCCCccaaaagaggaggaaagactTTCAGCTGATCACTGACAACTAGCAAAAGGGTGCacttcctgctgggaagggctgggggagatGGGATTGCTGGTCCTGCCCTGCAGACATTTCCAGAGACCTTCCTCTTCTGGTACAGAGCCAAGCTATCAGCATGTTTCGTGCTGCACTCCCACACTCTTGACATCTGAGATGGtcctgctttcatttcctttcccttcctgccaGAGCAACAGCCTGAAGGTTCTGCTAATCCTTCAACACTTCAAGGTAATCCTAGGCTTTATCCCCCAAATCACTCTTCCCCACAGGATGAGCTGGTTTGAAGAGATGCTTGTGTGGGCAGGTCCCCATTACCGCAAGCCAAGGCCGGGCCAGCCTTCCAGCAGGCAATCTGGAAAGGGTAATTCCAGGCTCCAATCCCAACACACACCCCGAGTGGTTCTCTCCGAGTGTACCCAAAGCATCCCCCAGGAAGTTGGATGTGTTCACCTGCAAAGAAACAGCCACAAGGTAGAAAAGAGCAAAGGCCCTTCCTCTCTTACCAGAGCTTTAGGGGTCAGACCTGGATTTGCCTGAGAACAAACACACGGTTTTACCCCAGCAAGCTCACAGAAGGTGTGTGAGTGCCCACAGCAGCATCAGGCAGAGATCTCTCAAAGATATTCAGAAAATAGAATGGTCTATCTCTTAGAGAAATCAGCAGCAAAGATGGCCTTGTGCCATCAGAGACATCAGGGAATGTGGGACAGAGAACAAAGAGCAAACTCCAGCAACATCCTCACCAGCCAGAGATCCTGCCAGCCCTGCGTAATActccaggcactgccaggaTATGTCGATGTCCACTCTGGCTTCAAAGATGGACTTGCCATTGTTGATGGTTTCCATGGTGgcaatttcttctctctgctcctgtgaGAGGCATAGGACAGAGACAGCACATTAGAGAAGCCCATAGTAGAACTCCACAAGGAGACAGCTGCTTCCCAAGCACGTGAGTCCCAGACAAGATTCTGACATGGGAAACTTTCATCCCCAAAAGGGTCATTCCCAATTGCTATACATCAGTTTCCCAGTGGTGACTGAGCACAGGGGAATGTCAAAGAGAAAGGTGCTGGGGCTCACTGCTAGTCCAGTCTTGCTTAACATCCCTGTTTATCTAAGACATGAACAAACACGAACTTAGAAGCTGGCTAGCAAACAACAATTAGAGTTCGCAGAACTAAACTGGGAAGAAGAGCAAACAGCAAGACCAGGATGGAACCAGAGGATTTAGTGAAGGTCAGGCAAAGCAACACAGCTAGGGACAGATCAGCTCCCAGGCAGAAATATTATCCTGCTGtctggcaggagcaggaatttggcagaaagaaaacagttttctcgTGACATATACACACTGGGGAAAGAAGGTCTGGGTTCTCACAGATCGGTGCCTTGATAAAGATTAACTTTGATGCTCAAGAACCTTATCTCACAAAGAAGTTTGTGATAAAGCTCACTTAAGTGTATCCTCTCCTGATAAAAGCCAGTATTCCTACTTTCTCTTACTGCCAAGACACACTCCAGTCATGTGACAACAGCCTCCAACAAGCCAAAAGTTCAACAATGCGAGTTATGCAATTTTAGCTTTGAAATCTTGTGCAGGTAATCTTTGGAGTTGTTTAAAGAAGCACAAGCCCTGCAAGATGTGGACTGGATGGCTTCAGTTTTATGTGTCTTCCAACAGAATTAAGCTGAGATGGCACACACTGGCCTTGAATCCAGTGATAAGACCAAAGCTGCACAAACAGGTGCTGAATTCAGTGATAAGAGCAAAGCCCTGCCTAAGGCAGCCTCCTGTCTCTTCTGGCCAAAGGTGGGTTTTAACTCCTGAGCTTCTTCTGGAGCTCTGGAAGCCTGCTGGAAGGCCCCAACAGCCACAATAACCCACAAGGAAGCTCACAGACAGAACCACTCCTCCCCAAAAGATGCAGCTGTCTCCCACGACATACCCGGATAATTCTGGCAGCCTCCAGCATCACCCTGCATCGCTCCATGCCAGACATCTGACTCCATATTTTAAAGGCAGCCTTTGCACTCTGCACAGCCAGATCAACCTCCTTCTcaccagagcagggcagcttGCATAGCACACGACCTGGGCACGTTTTAAACAGGGAATAAATAAGATGGAAGTCTCAGAAAAGGGGCTCAGAACATGGTTTACCTCGCACCAAAACCCAAATAGTTCAGTCCAGCCACCCATACCAGGGACAGAACTTCCCCCACGATTCCCACTGATTTGTAATTTGCTATAGAAGAAGTGCTGTAATTCAGCTGGTCTGAATTAAAAGAGCTGCCACCCTCCACAGCCACGTTCTAGTTTCTAATTAGCTCCAGCTGTTACAAAATTCCTCTGTTTCCCAGTGGAGTTTGTTACACTTCTACCACCATCTTCAGGACTCTGTTACACATTCCTCAGAGTCGTTAGGCACTCTCGAAGTGATTCCGCTGAACCCTAGGCACTgataactaaaaataaataacttcagAGATATTTAAATCGTGGAGTTTTGCCAAGATCAAGCACCACTGGATTTTTTGCCTGACTGACAACGAGAGCTGGCTTCCGCTGTTAAAGACCGACGATGGGGAAACGCTGGAGGCACAAGGGCCACCAAAGCACGGTGGCACCGGAGCAGCAGGGCGTGCAAGACACCCGCACAGGTGGCACCCAGGCCTCGCAGAGAGGCACCGCGGAGGCTCTCCCGTGCACCGGCCCCTCGAGCTCCGGGTTACCCCCACCCCAGCGGGCTGCGGGCGGTACCTGTGGCCGGCTCATACACCTCCTCCACCTGGCCGCCGTCGGCGGGCTGGACGCGGGCGCCCGCCCGGTAGTTGAGGGGCTGCTGGATGGTGACGGTGCCGGTGGCGCTGCTCATGGCGAGGCTGGGAGCGAGTGCGCAGAGCCGGGGGAGGAGGGTGGGCAGCCGGGTCTGTGCAAACATCGGTGGGATCCCGATAGGCGCCGCGGCGAGAGGCACCGCCTCCTCCACCGACGCTTTTCCCCCGCCAGGGCCGCGGGTCCCGCCCCATCCAGGGGCGTGCCCGCCGGGATGGAGCCGAAcccgcggccccgggcggcGCTCCATCACCCAATTAAGACACATTCATTAATTAACATGCCCATGCCGTTTATTTCTCAGAAACAAAAGGTCGAGTTGTCTTCTCAGAGATGTTTCCTGGTTTGATGAGCGATCAACTGCTGGTGGAACACTCCAAATGGATGATGATTTCAATACTGCATAGCCTGGTTTTGTTCGGACAGGTGATGCCTGGTGCAGAATCCCATCTTGTTACCTCCCAAAGGCAGTCTAGTGCACTGGCCAGGCCTTCCATGAAGGCTGTGCTTTAGGAGAACTTCCCTGCCTGAGGTGGGGGGCCAAGGAAGCCTCCTGCCTGCTTGGTGGCAGCCCGGGAAGGAGCAAGACCAAGCATCTTCTGGATATTCTGTGGAAACAAGAACAAAGAGCAGGATAGTGTCAGACCATGATGAGGGAgacaaaagaggaagaaatccCAACTCTGCTTAAAGTCACAGAATTGttagtttggaagggacctctggatatcatccagtccaaccccccaAGCCAAGGCAGAGTCACCTAGAGCAGGAGACATAGGGatgcatccaggtgggtttggaatgtctctaGAGAGGGAGactgggcagcctgctccagtgctctgctgccctcaatgtaaagaagttcttcctccacCTGTTGAGATGAAATTTCTGGTGTTTTAGTTTACATCCACTGCTCCTCATCCTGACACTGGGCACCAGTGAACcgagtctggcaccatcctcttggcacccacCTTTGAGATATTCATGTGAgttgatgagatcccctctgtcttctcttcaccagactaaacaggcccagctcctgcagtctctcctcattAGAGATATGCTCCGACCCCaaaatcatctttgtggcctctgcTGGACCTTCTCCAGCACTATAAGTAAAACCTCCCCAGTTTCAACAGATTCAGGTTCTCACCCATACAGCCTTATCCATCTGGCTACTGTATGTTGGACCTCTATCCCTCTACGTTCGACCCAGCTTAGCACAGAGCCAGACAACCATCCCCAACAGCTACATTTAGAGCTGGGCCACTCTTCCCCACCTCAGAAAAAGCCTCTGGTTACCAAATCCACATTTTGGCTGAGGGTTCTTTTCCACCTGCAGCTACACACCCCACAGTCAGCTGGCAGGTGCCTTGTCAGTGTCTTTATGCACGTGTTGGTTTAAAATCAACCTACGATATCTTTCCAATTTAACTGCAGTGCACACCCAGGAGCAGGTTCCCAACAGCTGCTCACGGGCAGCACCACACAGCCCTTGGTCTTCCCAAATTCCAGAAAGCGCTGTTGATGGCGGCCCTCAGAGCCAGAGGGTCTGCAAGCTGGCGAGGAAGGCCCTCTCCTAATGCAGCCGGAATTTGGGTCAGCAGCATGGCAACCACAGTGTGTGCCAAGTCCAAGTCAGGAGCTTAGGCACAGAATTAGCATGAATGCTAGTGCTGCAGACAGAACAATGGGGCGGTGGAGACATGCACGATAACAGGACGTATGcagcaaaccccaaaacctgacTATTGAGATGACCTCATCTGCATCCGAGCAGGGTGTTTCAgtggaaaacaacaaacaaggaaagaatTAATTAGCAGAGCCAGGcataagctttaaaaaaaaaaaaaatcacagcagaatatttaaattttatgtttttcctgactttttgagaaatttcttttaaatttcacaACAGTGCGACTACAAAGAGCCATCTTTGAGTTTCATGCTTCACTGTAAGGAACTCCAGCTCaaggtgctgctcctgcagtgctggcacaacAGGGACATCTTAtgcaagggaaagaagaaaacaactgtgTCTTCCTCATGTCACCAGCTGAATCCTGGCTATTGAGACaacaaaaggaggaaggaggattCTCTTCAAACCTGAGTGTCCTCTGCAAAATAACTGTCAGGATATGTCagacaggaaggagaaaaaaccaaaaaaaaaaagaaaaaagaaaaggcagataGTTTTCTAATTCCACAGTagctacattaaaataaaacaatcagGAATCATTCCAGGTGGAGACTatgaaaaggaagatttcaGCCCACACAGAGGCACGACAGTAAAAGAGGGGAACACTTGAAGAGGAATTACGTGAGGTCCAAAAGTCCATAACCCAGCCACTGGCTGATGTTCAGCAACTGAATATATATGAGAGCATTTAACTCCTTTGCGAGGCTGCTCCCCTCGGCACTTCCTTAGTCAAGCAACggacagaaaggaggaaaagggagcagCCGAGGGACAGATCCAGTAACGCCAGAgggtgctgcagagccagcagcaggcaggaccAATATATCGTGTGATCCTCCTACCGGCTCACCCGGGGAGCAGAGATCCTAGCAGAGCATCCATGGAACCAAAGAAGTGTGCACTGCCTCCGACCTGTTCCTTTTAGcatggagggagaggagaactgTGGTGCTAAAGTTTACTCCAACTGCTTGAACAGTTCTAAGAGGAAGGGAGATGACAGTCTGTATGTGAAATCCAGACCACAGTTAGTCTCCAGCATTATCCTTCCATGTAGTCCCCTCCATGCTGTGGAAGGCAGATAGCATCATGCACTAGCTCCAAATCAAGTTTTTCTGGGCAGCAATCCTGAAGTCTACACAGCTGGAAacaccagggatggggcaaggTTCAGCAGAAACCTTGTCCTGTCTGCCGTGGGACACCTTACACAAGGAAGTCTGCAGAGTCTACTTCCAACACAAACACAACCATTACCttcaggagcagggagggaagactAAAAATCCAAATTCCCCATCTGAGCTCTTCTGATCTTCCCTCAAATGactgcaggaaggagaggatctgcttctgcttttgtctTCAAACCCAGAAGGGGCCTCAAGGCAGCAAGTGGCTCCCTGCCCTAAAGACCAGGCTCTGTGGGAAAGTGCATTCCTGGCAGGAGGGATAATTGCTGGCTCCCCTTCCCACTGGGAACACATTTCAGTGACAAGCAGCCTAATCTACAGTTCAGATGCGTGTGAAAAGGAAGTGAAGACCAGCAAACGCCCGAGAAACAGCAGCATATCCCTCTTCCTAAACAGCACAGGTGAAGGCTGGGAGCTCAGAACCAGGAGCGGGGACAGAGGATGTAACCCTGACATTACACctcccacccagcccagcagacTTCCCCAGCTGAAACCCAACAGCTCAAGGACCCTTGGAAGGCCTCTCCCAGCAACCCTCCTCTCTCCAaacaggaaggcaggaggaacTAGGAGACAGGATTTACGtgccagggagagctgggaacagcGCAAAGGAAGTTACTCACTGTGAGGTGACTATTTTGGGAGATGCTGGCCAGGTCACAGGCAGCAAGCTTCCCAGTCAGTGTTTGAAGAGTTTATCACCCCCACATGCCTGAGGGCCCCATGAAGAGAGTGCCtgatgctgctcctgcctgtcccactAATGTAACCACCGTGCAGTTAAGCCTCCCACCCTCACGTACTCCCCTGCATTTCCCATCAGGTCCCTGCTTTTTCACACACACAAGAGTTCCTCCACCTCTGAGCTCCACAGGAACATCTCTCTTCCCTACCATTGATCCCttcacaggcagctccagggaagGCTGAAGGATATATGATCTCCTTAGTTTGTTTGTAACC
It encodes the following:
- the ALDH9A1 gene encoding 4-trimethylaminobutyraldehyde dehydrogenase; the encoded protein is MFAQTRLPTLLPRLCALAPSLAMSSATGTVTIQQPLNYRAGARVQPADGGQVEEVYEPATGRVLCKLPCSGEKEVDLAVQSAKAAFKIWSQMSGMERCRVMLEAARIIREQREEIATMETINNGKSIFEARVDIDISWQCLEYYAGLAGSLAGEHIQLPGGCFGYTRREPLGVCVGIGAWNYPFQIACWKAGPALACGNAMVFKPSPFTPVSVVRLAEIFTEAGVPKGLFNVVQGGAATGQFLCHHPDVAKISFTGSVPTGTKIMEMAAKGIKPVTLELGGKSPLIIFSDCSLENAVNGALMANFLTQGEVCCNGTRVFVERKILDTFTKEVVKRTQKIKVGDPLLEDTRMGALINRPHLNRVQGFIKQAKEQGAEVLCGGDLYVPDDPKLKNGYYMRPCVLGNCKDDMTCVKEEIFGPVMSILPFDTEEEVLERANATKYGLAGGVFTRDIQKAHRVVAALKAGMCFINNYNASPVELPFGGYKSSGFGRENGRAAIEYYSQLKTVCVEMGDVESVF